The Montipora capricornis isolate CH-2021 chromosome 3, ASM3666992v2, whole genome shotgun sequence genome window below encodes:
- the LOC138039824 gene encoding E3 SUMO-protein ligase ZBED1-like, whose translation MACEQSFEIVPNKKAKSSVWNHFGFLKINDGPVDKTKVACKLCPMKTILKYSGNTTNLTDHLRRKHSKFLKEQSESTSSNAKAATVMQTTHSSQQVLATMFSAKLPHSSSRAKAISGAILQFIVKDLRPFSVVQNSGFQNLLHVLEPRYTIPSRQHFSDKALPELYEKKKTELKSNLAEAVAVALTTDGWTSRATESYVTITCNYINKEWKLRSSVLQTRCLPESHTGVNIANVLREAVYEWNLPPNPPVVSDNASNMTVAAEELGTPLHVGCLAHTLNLACGKALKITCVSHLLARMRRVVGYFHRSAVATAILKEKQKLLQLPEHKLVIDVATRWNSAVDMISRYLEQQPAIYAALTSKDISTLSERDLASAEELVAVLTPLKIATTALCEESVPTLSMILPLQHQLLNCIMKARDDDSALIKQVKKEVVNDFSTRYQDTCTKKDLTVATLLDPRFKSTPFLSDKDRLDAYHELTVQAVFSLKLLSRLTHQKFPIQRQL comes from the exons ATGGCCTGTGAACAATCTTTTGAAATTGTTCCAAACAAGAAAGCGAAGTCCAGCGTATGGAACCactttggttttttaaaaataaatgatgGCCCTGTGGATAAAACAAAAGTGGCATGCAAGTTGTGTCCCATGAAAACGATTCTAAAATACAGCGGTAACACAACAAACCTGACTGACCACTTGCGAAGGAAACACAGCAAATTTTTGAAGGAGCAATCAGAGTCTACATCTTCGAATGCGAAAGCTGCCACGGTCATGCAAACTACTCATTCAAGTCAGCAGGTTCTAGCGACGATGTTTTCAGCGAAGCTGCCACACAGCTCAAGCAGAGCAAAAGCAATTTCAGGTGCCATTCTGCAATTTATAGTCAAAGATCTGCGTCCGTTCAGTGTGGTtcaaaattcaggatttcaaaaCCTACTTCACGTTCTTGAACCTAGATACACAATACCTTCAAGACAGCACTTCTCAGATAAGGCATTGCCAGAACtctatgaaaaaaagaaaactgaactAAAAAGTAACCTTGCCGAGGCTGTAGCTGTTGCTTTAACGACTGATGGGTGGACAAGTCGTGCAACCGAGTCATATGTGACAATCACCTGTAACTATATCAATAAAGAGTGGAAACTGCGGAGTAGCGTTTTACAG ACAAGATGCCTGCCAGAAAGCCACACTGGTGTTAACATAGCTAATGTATTGAGAGAAGCAGTGTATGAGTGGAATCTTCCTCCAAATCCACCTGTTGTAAGTGACAATGCTTCAAACATGACAGTGGCAGCAGAGGAACTAGGAACTCCTTTACATGTTGGCTGTTTAGCTCACACCTTGAACCTTGCTTGTGGAAAGGCTTTAAAAATTACCTGTGTAAGTCATCTCCTTGCCAGAATGAGACGAGTTGTGGGTTATTTTCACAGGAGTGCTGTTGCAACTGCCATTCTCAAAGAGAAGCAGAAGCTTTTGCAATTACCAGAACATAAGTTGGTGATAGATGTTGCCACAAGGTGGAATTCAGCAGTGGACATGATAAGTAGGTACCTGGAGCAACAACCTGCAATTTATGCAGCTCTTACATCTAAAGATATTTCTACGTTGTCTGAAAGAGACCTTGCATCTGCTGAAGAATTGGTTGCTGTTCTAACACCCCTTAAAATTGCAACAACAGCATTGTGTGAGGAAAGTGTGCCAACCTTGTCAATGATTCTACCTCTACAACACCAGTTACTGAATTGCATAATGAAGGCAAGGGATGATGATTCAGCATTGATAAAACAAGTGAAgaaagaagttgtgaatgaTTTCTCGACAAGATACCAGGATACATGTACCAAAAAAGATTTGACGGTGGCAACACTTCTTGACCCACGCTTCAAATCAACACCATTTTTGAGCGATAAAGACAGATTAGATGCATACCATGAACTAACTGTGCAAGCTGTTTTTTCCCTAAAGCTGCTGTCAAGGTTGACACATCAGAAGTTCCCCATTCAGAGGCAACTGTAG